In Sus scrofa isolate TJ Tabasco breed Duroc chromosome 14, Sscrofa11.1, whole genome shotgun sequence, the sequence ctgcagtcaggtctgacccagattcctgtggagacttcgCTTTGCcttgggatccagtgcacgtgaaagtctgtgtgcgcctttcaagaatggggtctccatttcccccattcccatggagctcctgtgcacaatgCCAGGGGCTCTAGGGGCTCTttttcccaatgccagatccctaggtgtggggacctgatgtggggctcagaactgtcatgagtctctgtgatacagttactttccagtctgtggagcttcccgctcaggaggtatggggttgcttatattgcataatcgccccccccacctcttgatgtggccttctctgtcttctgaagtaggatatcattttgaaagtttccagttcatttggtagaagattgctcagcatttggttgtgattttgttgtttttaggagagaagttgaactccaggccttctattctgccatcttaatccaaCAGTGGTGTTTTCTTTAAGCTGATCTGGGTTTGGGTTGGAAGAAATGGCCCCCCACCCCAGTAAGAAATAATCCTGTGATCTGTTCTGTGACAGTGGCCATTGCTTCCTCAGGAATGATCTCCTCACTGTCTGGAGAGGGCTTGCGTGTGTAGAGATGGGGACTGTGCCTGAGGCAGGCGGTCCTGAAAGCAATTCCAGTTAGGACTGTTCTGTGCGGTGCTGTAACCTCGATAGCCATGCGTCATTTTGAAGTGCCCAGGCCTGCATGGCCTTTGCAGTGAGCTGAGGCTTATGCACCTGTCATCGTCAGGTTCTCTCTTGagatgttgctgtgtctatggtcaTGGACAACAaacaagacctttttttttttttttgctttttagggccacacccacagtgtatgcaagttcccaggctaggatcaaatcagggctacagccccctgcctaggccacagccacagcaatgccggatctgagctgcgtctgcgactgacaccagagctcatggcaatgctggatgcatgacccaccgagagaggccagggatcgaacctgcacccttatggatactagttggattagtttctgctgagccacgatgggaactcccaacacacacGATTGAGAAACATGAAATTCATCTGCAACTGGGCTCATTTCTAAAATCCCAGCGCAGAATCAGCTAGGACGACGGCCATGGGAAATGTCCTTGAGCTTGCCCTCCCCGCGCCTGGATGCATCATGCCAGGGACCAGGCGTTCACTGGGGGCGGAAACAGCAACATCAGGTTCCAGGAGCACCCTTTCCTCTTTCTGCTCCCTCCCGTGTGTCTGCCCCGACCCTTGCCTGTGAGGTCCCCACTCTTCCAAAACGGCCCGAATCACCTCTTGCCCTTTCTCTGCCCGGACTTCCTGTCCTCATCTCGATGGTGCCTCCCAGCTGGAACCTCACACCTGTCCCCCCTCAGCAGCTTAGCTCCCCCTCCTGACTCCAGGCAAAGTGCCCTGTGCCCaggcctcctgcccacccctggAACTGGCCCTGTCCCCAAGCAGACGGCCTCCCTCAGCTGAGCCCAGACTATACAGGTCAGGGTGTGATGCTGCTTGAGGAGGAAGCTCATGACCATCCCGGGAAGCTCATCAGGGGATGCCCACATGTCAGGGGCAGAGTCGGCtttgggcagagggaacaggagGCTACGTTCACTGGAGCAAGGGTGAGGCTGGACCCCGGGTGGCCAGGACAGAACTTGTGGACACCATGCTCCTGAAGGGCTCTGCCGGGGAGGTCATTTTGTTGTGACAGGTGTGAGAGTGCACTTGGGAAGATGGACGTGAGCCCCAGTCCAGGGGGGTGGCAACAGGATGGACAGAGCTCCTGCCCATTTCTCTTCAAGGGGCTCGTGAGCTGGGGATGCACAAGtctaatgaaatataaaattattttcattccaGGTGGGTCTGAGATGTGACGGCACCTTGCCCTACTTATGTGGATGATGAATTTCACACACTTGTTTCCAGCTCATCTGCAGAGCAAGAAAGAGTCTGAGCAGAGTAGTTCAAGGCCATGAGTAACCAGTCTCAGGTGACAGAGTTCATACTCCAGGGCCTCTTGGAGGCACCACACCTCCAGGTCCTCTTCTTtgtcctctgcctctccctctacACCATGGCACTCTGTGGCAATTCCCTCATCGTGgtggccatcagctgcagctctgggctcCACACCCCTCTGTACCTCTTCCTGGTCAGCTTGTTGGTGTTGGATGTTATCTGTGCATGCCCTGTGGTACCCAAGCTGCTTGAGATTCTGATGGCAGAGAAGAGAGGCATCTCCTACAGGGGCTGCATGGCCCAGATGTACTTCCTGTCATGGTCGGTGGCAGGGGAGACGCTGCTCCTCACAGCCATGGCCTACAAGCACTACGTGGCCATGTGCCGGCCACTGCACTATGGCTCCACGACGGGCCCTTGGGTGTGTGCGGTGCTAACAGGAGCCGTGTGGGGCACCAGCATGTTGGGGGCTGGAGTCAATACTTGCCTGATGCTGCGGCTGACCTTCTGTGGGCCCGACGTGGACGAGCCCTCCTTCTGTGAGAtccccctctcttcctctgctgctgctgctctcctGTCCCTCCACATATCTGAACGACACCATGACAGTTGTGGCTGATGTCCTCTTTGCCATGCTGAAGCTCCTGCTCACCGTGGCTTCCCATGGCTGCATAGTCGCCAGCATCCTGGGGATCCACATGGCCGAGGGGAAGCAGCGGGTCTTCTCCACCTGCTGGTCCCACCTGCTGGTGGTCACCGTGAACTACTCCACTGTCATCCACACCTACGTGAGCCCTGGCTCCAGCTACTCCCCTGGGGTGGGCAAGGCGATGGCTGTGCTTTACTCCTCTGTGAGCCCCACCTCGAACCCTCTCATCTATACCTTGAGGAAAAAGGATGTCAAGGCAGCCCTCAGGAATGTCTTCACACTTTGGGCAGGAAAACTGTAGATGCACTGTCTACAGGTGGGAAGTGCTGGCTCAGGGAAGCGGAAGACTCTGAGTTATCGTTACTTAGAACGTACTCAGTAGGTGGCATCTTCTACCAGGAACCAAAGACTAAACCCATTGACACACAGTATCTCCTATTTAGAAACATGTGCTCTAGACCTTTTTGAATTTAGACCAGCAGAAATAGGGCCCCTTGAAAACCCTTTGACACTACACTGATGGGGAGCTTAAGCACGTTGACGTTTGCATTAACTACTGGCAATAAGGCGTGTGCTCGGTGAAAATGCCAAGTGACAGGACAAAACGTGTCACACCCACGATATTCTGTAGGGACAACCTCCAGACTCAGTTTCTGGTTGCCATCAAGCCCGGCACACCGAACACTGCTCTGTGACGCTTTGCCTGGATGCCTGTGGTGTGGGAGCTGCTGGAGACACAGCGGCATGTCCAGGGGGCTCAGGGCATGTGGGTTGTGGTGAATGGGACCTCAGAGGACAGGGGGCCTGTGGTCAGCCAGAAGAGCTCTGAGAAAAGGCTGGGATGTTAGCGGGGTGCGAAGCACTTGAGGGGGCTGGCTGCATCCTGCAGAATGTGGATCTAGAAGGCACTCGATGGCTGCTGCTCCTGCAAGAGGTGGCTAGTGATGACAAGGACTGTGAGGGAATCTGACGTGCTCTGCAGGACGTGCTCACCCTCTCCTGGGGTCCTCCGCTGGAGCTCTTTCTGCCAAAAGCCAACATGGCCTGTCTCCTCTCCTGCCCTGCACCGTGGTGCCCATGAGAGGCAGTGGTGGCACTATCAGGGTCAGAACCCCTCACAGACAGAGCATAGATGCCCGGCAGGTGCCAACTCACATGTGGTGCCACTGAGGAGGCAGCATTCTCCATCCTAGCTCTGCAGGAAGCACTGTGAGGAGAAGCTGCAAAAGACAGTGAGTGATGATTAGGAGAGTAAAGCGCCACCCAGGGGCTAAAGACGCCCCTGCAGCCAGAGGTGTTTGCCAGTTGTTCACAGAAAAGGAGTTAGTGTCAGCTCCCTGCTAGGAATGACCCATGCACGTGTGTGCACGCCCCTGCGTGTGCAAGCGCAtggatgtgtgtgtctgtgccttaACGCCTGTGAGGTGCAGCTGTGGGTGCCCACGTGTGTGTCGCATGTTTGGGTTCAGAGTTCAGTAAACTCTCTGCTTTCACATTCCATCACGTGTGCAGACTTCACTTTCTACCTTTTGTGGGCTATGGAATTCCAAAATAAAGAGCCTGTCAGGGCTGTTGAAGCCGCTAACTTTAGGTATCTGCAGCAAGGCACTCCATCTGAGAGTCTATTCTAGACTCTGGAATAGTCTGGGAAAGCTGTGCTCCCCAGTAAAGGGTGGCCTCAGAAGGCTTATTCTTTGTGGGTATTCTGGGGTTATGCGGGCTGACCTGGGGAAAGACTTGAAAAAAGTGGAGCTAAACCATCACCTTGAGGACAGAAAGGAGGGA encodes:
- the LOC100154933 gene encoding olfactory receptor 13A1-like — protein: MSNQSQVTEFILQGLLEAPHLQVLFFVLCLSLYTMALCGNSLIVVAISCSSGLHTPLYLFLVSLLVLDVICACPVVPKLLEILMAEKRGISYRGCMAQMYFLSWSVAGETLLLTAMAYKHYVAMCRPLHYGSTTGPWVCAVLTGAVWGTSMLGAGVNTCLMLRLTFCGPDVDEPSFFVADVLFAMLKLLLTVASHGCIVASILGIHMAEGKQRVFSTCWSHLLVVTVNYSTVIHTYVSPGSSYSPGVGKAMAVLYSSVSPTSNPLIYTLRKKDVKAALRNVFTLWAGKL